One Leopardus geoffroyi isolate Oge1 chromosome C1, O.geoffroyi_Oge1_pat1.0, whole genome shotgun sequence DNA segment encodes these proteins:
- the HES2 gene encoding transcription factor HES-2 — MGLPRRAGDPAELRKSLKPLLEKRRRARINASLRQLKGLILPLLGRESSHCSKLEKAEILEMTVRFLQELPASSGPAAAPAPSDSYGEGYRACLARLARVLPACRVLEPAVSARLLEHLRRRAAGTTPDGGRAGDSCGPPAPSPPAAPAPAPPEPPRGLWRPW; from the exons ATGGGGCTGCCTCGGAGGGCGGGGGACCCGGCGGAGCTGCGCAAG AGCCTGAAGCCGCTGCTGGAGAAGCGCCGCCGCGCGCGCATCAATGCGAGCCTGAGGCAACTCAAGGGGCTCATCCTGCCGCTGctgggcagggag AGCTCCCACTGCTCGAAGCTGGAGAAGGCGGAAATCCTGGAAATGACCGTGCGCTTCCTGCAGGAGCTGCCCGCGTCCTCCGGCCCCGCGGCAGCGCCCG CGCCCTCCGACAGCTACGGTGAGGGCTACCGCGCCTGCCTGGCGCGTCTGGCCCGTGTGCTGCCCGCCTGCCGCGTCCTGGAGCCCGCCGTGAGCGCTCGCCTGCTGGAGCACCTACGGCGGAGGGCGGCCGGCACCACCCCCGACGGGGGGCGCGCTGGGGACTCCTGCGGCCCTCCCGCGCCTTCCCCGCCGGCCGCGCCTGCGCCCGCGCCCCCTGAACCTCCCCGCGGCCTCTGGAGGCCCTGGTAG